Proteins from one Leptonema illini DSM 21528 genomic window:
- a CDS encoding 3-oxoacyl-ACP reductase family protein, whose protein sequence is MEQKIALVTGAGRGIGAAIARELGRKGFLVGIHYNSSSATAEKLKEEIGNAFLIQADISTIEGCDKIYNEIKARPEPLEVLVNNAGAVKDNPLFQASVEEFEMMVDLNMKATWYLTKRLMRLMIRNRSGRIVNISSIIGSQGNPTQSVYGMTKAAIDNFTKVAAMEMADYGILVNSVAPGFIETDMTKDLSEEHKKVILDRIPLRRIGRPEEIAEVVGFLSTSGTYITGTVIHVNGGMYGG, encoded by the coding sequence ATGGAACAGAAGATAGCGCTTGTCACCGGAGCCGGTCGTGGCATTGGAGCGGCCATCGCCCGTGAACTCGGGCGAAAAGGCTTCCTCGTCGGAATTCATTACAATTCAAGCTCGGCCACCGCTGAAAAGCTGAAAGAGGAAATCGGGAACGCCTTCTTGATTCAGGCCGATATTTCGACGATCGAAGGCTGCGATAAGATCTACAACGAGATCAAGGCCCGCCCCGAGCCGCTTGAAGTCCTGGTGAACAATGCCGGCGCTGTAAAGGATAACCCTCTCTTCCAGGCATCCGTTGAAGAATTTGAGATGATGGTCGATCTGAACATGAAGGCCACGTGGTATCTTACGAAGCGTCTGATGCGCTTGATGATCCGTAATCGCAGCGGTCGCATCGTGAACATATCGAGCATCATCGGCAGTCAGGGAAATCCGACGCAGTCCGTTTACGGCATGACCAAAGCGGCCATCGACAACTTTACGAAGGTCGCCGCCATGGAAATGGCCGACTATGGCATCCTTGTCAACTCCGTCGCTCCGGGCTTTATTGAAACGGATATGACGAAAGATCTTTCAGAAGAGCATAAAAAAGTTATTCTCGATCGTATTCCGCTGCGTCGCATCGGTCGACCCGAAGAGATCGCCGAAGTCGTCGGCTTCCTTTCGACGTCGGGCACATACATTACGGGAACGGTTATCCACGTAAACGGAGGCATGTATGGCGGCTGA
- the fabA gene encoding bifunctional 3-hydroxydecanoyl-ACP dehydratase/trans-2-decenoyl-ACP isomerase, with protein MTYQEFLERTHFDKEELLAFSQGNLVENPPHELAKVPAPPFLMMDRVTEIQKSGKKGRIVAEKDVQIDEWFFQCHFREDPVMPGCLGVDAIWQLLGFYCCVNGAPGSGRALGAGEIEFSGQIRPHNKLLRYELEVRRFTMLPDQGACLAIGNGTLSVDGELIYRVNDAKVGLFTDIGYKGYPNRTENFMGGLLNR; from the coding sequence ATGACATATCAAGAATTCTTAGAGCGAACTCATTTTGACAAAGAGGAGTTGCTGGCCTTTTCACAGGGAAATCTCGTGGAAAACCCGCCGCACGAGCTGGCAAAGGTGCCTGCTCCTCCGTTTTTGATGATGGATCGTGTTACGGAAATCCAGAAATCGGGCAAAAAAGGGCGTATTGTGGCCGAGAAGGACGTTCAGATTGATGAGTGGTTCTTTCAGTGCCATTTTCGCGAAGATCCGGTGATGCCAGGATGCCTCGGCGTCGACGCCATCTGGCAGCTGCTTGGTTTTTATTGCTGTGTGAACGGAGCGCCGGGCTCGGGAAGGGCTCTCGGCGCCGGAGAGATCGAGTTTTCGGGTCAGATTCGCCCGCATAATAAGTTGCTGCGGTATGAGCTCGAAGTGCGTCGATTCACGATGCTGCCCGATCAGGGAGCCTGTCTGGCTATCGGGAACGGCACGCTTTCGGTCGACGGAGAGCTGATCTACAGGGTGAACGACGCGAAAGTCGGCCTCTTTACCGACATCGGTTATAAAGGCTATCCGAACAGAACGGAAAATTTTATGGGCGGACTGTTGAACCGCTGA
- a CDS encoding SDR family oxidoreductase, with amino-acid sequence MASLKDKNYWALILGGSSGFGLASAKRLAGAGVNICIVHRDRKGAMARIDPEFEAIRATGSQLLTYNLDGLSEEGRRTVLDGLEEAMKGGKVRTLLHSIAFGNLKLMAPIVKHRSDAVAKLAASLGVDAAKLRSEATRLFLEEGVDELMHIAEEPAYNQELFLGDEDIANTIYAMGTSLATWTAALFQRKMFASDARVLGLTSEGNETAWRGYAAVSAAKVALEAISRSIAYEYGPHGIRSNILQPGVTDTPALRLIPGSTHMAAHSRMRNPLGRLTTPEDVGSVVLAMSLDETAWINGEIIRVDGGERIAG; translated from the coding sequence ATGGCATCTCTAAAAGATAAAAACTACTGGGCGCTGATCCTCGGCGGATCAAGCGGATTCGGCCTTGCTTCTGCAAAGCGTCTCGCCGGAGCCGGTGTAAACATCTGCATCGTGCACCGCGATCGAAAAGGGGCGATGGCTCGCATCGATCCGGAATTTGAGGCCATCCGCGCAACGGGATCGCAACTGCTTACGTATAACCTCGACGGCCTGAGCGAAGAAGGCCGTAGAACCGTCCTTGACGGTCTTGAAGAAGCGATGAAAGGCGGAAAGGTGCGCACCCTGTTGCATTCGATCGCCTTTGGCAACCTGAAGCTGATGGCTCCGATAGTGAAGCATCGCTCCGATGCCGTGGCAAAGCTGGCCGCCTCTCTGGGCGTCGATGCCGCGAAACTGCGCTCCGAGGCGACGCGACTCTTTCTCGAAGAAGGCGTGGACGAACTCATGCACATCGCCGAAGAGCCGGCCTACAATCAAGAGCTCTTTCTGGGCGACGAAGATATCGCCAACACCATCTATGCGATGGGCACAAGCCTCGCCACATGGACGGCCGCCCTTTTTCAAAGAAAGATGTTCGCCTCTGATGCAAGGGTGCTCGGCCTCACCAGCGAAGGCAACGAAACGGCCTGGCGCGGATACGCCGCCGTTAGCGCCGCGAAGGTCGCTCTTGAGGCGATCTCGCGATCGATCGCTTATGAATACGGTCCGCATGGCATTCGTTCGAATATTCTGCAGCCCGGCGTCACCGATACTCCGGCCCTGCGTCTGATTCCCGGAAGCACGCATATGGCGGCCCATTCGCGTATGCGCAATCCGCTCGGTCGACTGACCACTCCTGAAGACGTCGGCTCCGTCGTTCTGGCGATGAGTCTTGATGAAACGGCCTGGATTAACGGCGAGATCATCCGTGTGGATGGGGGCGAAAGGATTGCCGGATAA
- the fabD gene encoding ACP S-malonyltransferase, which yields MYAFVFPGQGSQRPGMAKDFYDEYATVRALFEDASAAIDVDLAALIFAEDDPKLNLTEFTQPAILTVEMAMVKVIEQEYSKTADYFAGHSLGEYTALAAAGVVDFVDAVKIVRKRGNLMQVAVPEGTGAMAALILEKIESTSYREIVAKHDADVANINSADQVVISGAKAAVEGAVAEIREKIEGINAVFLNVSAPFHSRMMAPIEDEFRSYLTSFTIRPEHSAKVLSNFSGTFHRPDTLIDHLVRQISGSVRWIENMQALIDTKASILEVGPNRPLGKFFSTLGAEVPSVLNVKGLKKAFG from the coding sequence ATGTATGCGTTTGTATTTCCGGGACAGGGGTCTCAGCGCCCGGGGATGGCAAAAGATTTCTATGATGAGTATGCGACTGTCAGGGCTCTTTTTGAAGACGCCTCCGCAGCAATAGATGTCGATCTGGCTGCTCTTATCTTTGCCGAAGATGATCCGAAGCTCAACCTGACCGAGTTTACTCAGCCCGCTATCCTCACCGTTGAGATGGCGATGGTGAAGGTGATTGAACAGGAATACTCGAAAACTGCCGACTATTTTGCCGGTCATAGTCTTGGCGAGTACACCGCGCTTGCCGCAGCCGGGGTAGTAGACTTTGTCGATGCGGTAAAGATCGTGCGTAAAAGGGGGAATCTGATGCAGGTGGCCGTTCCCGAAGGAACGGGTGCTATGGCCGCATTGATACTTGAAAAGATCGAGTCAACGTCGTATCGCGAGATTGTAGCGAAGCATGACGCCGACGTCGCCAACATTAACAGCGCCGATCAGGTGGTCATCAGCGGCGCAAAGGCTGCCGTTGAAGGAGCCGTTGCCGAGATTCGCGAGAAGATCGAGGGCATTAACGCTGTTTTCCTTAACGTAAGCGCACCGTTTCATTCGCGTATGATGGCTCCGATTGAAGATGAGTTTCGCTCGTATCTAACATCGTTTACGATTCGTCCCGAGCATTCGGCGAAGGTGCTTTCGAACTTTTCGGGAACCTTTCACCGCCCCGATACTCTTATCGATCATCTTGTCCGTCAGATCAGCGGTTCCGTTCGCTGGATTGAGAATATGCAGGCTTTAATCGATACGAAGGCTTCCATCCTGGAAGTCGGTCCGAATCGTCCGCTTGGCAAATTCTTCTCCACGCTTGGAGCCGAAGTTCCCTCCGTTCTCAATGTGAAAGGATTGAAGAAGGCGTTCGGCTGA
- a CDS encoding sensor domain-containing diguanylate cyclase, protein MSFSIPDEFQQYEKKIYDQRQLIEISRALNSTLDYQYLINAVLDICLAQVQTLQAALFLTPDMDAEYLFLIGDTKGFELNRPESDFSIPLDSPLIHFFEEKNRALTFEEVEQSFPDCPSKEILREMGAELVVPMRAKGKIIGVIVLGEKAVGGVYLEGEKSFLVDLASLGGIAVDNARLYERATVDMMTGLKNHAYLQSRLREEREKALRRKTPLAFVLTDVDRFKVFNDTYGHQAGDEVLRAVARVLMQQARPSDTAARYGGEEFCMILPGADAAKAMEIAEAFRTSVEEMVLHHEGKQLRVTVSAGVSLFDPEQDARTSKAMIERADRALYACKNSGRNRVILFDDSLRSV, encoded by the coding sequence ATGTCATTCAGTATTCCTGACGAATTCCAGCAGTACGAGAAAAAGATCTATGATCAGCGACAGCTGATTGAGATCTCTCGCGCCCTCAATTCGACGCTGGACTATCAGTACCTGATCAACGCCGTTCTTGATATCTGCCTTGCGCAGGTGCAGACCCTTCAGGCCGCCCTTTTCCTGACCCCCGACATGGATGCGGAGTATCTTTTCCTTATAGGTGACACAAAGGGCTTCGAGCTGAACCGGCCCGAATCCGACTTCAGCATTCCTCTTGATTCGCCGCTGATTCACTTTTTCGAAGAAAAGAACCGGGCCCTTACCTTTGAGGAGGTGGAGCAGTCTTTTCCCGACTGTCCCTCTAAAGAGATCCTACGCGAGATGGGGGCGGAGCTTGTCGTGCCCATGCGGGCCAAAGGAAAGATTATCGGAGTCATCGTGCTCGGCGAGAAGGCGGTCGGAGGCGTCTACCTTGAAGGCGAGAAGAGCTTTCTCGTCGATCTCGCCTCATTGGGCGGCATCGCCGTCGACAATGCGCGACTCTATGAGCGCGCAACGGTCGATATGATGACGGGCCTGAAAAACCACGCCTATCTGCAGAGCCGTCTTCGTGAGGAGAGGGAGAAGGCGCTCAGGCGCAAAACACCGCTTGCCTTCGTTCTGACCGATGTTGACCGTTTTAAGGTCTTCAATGATACCTACGGACATCAAGCAGGGGACGAGGTATTGCGTGCTGTGGCTCGCGTGCTCATGCAGCAGGCCCGGCCTTCGGATACGGCGGCGCGCTATGGTGGCGAAGAATTCTGCATGATTCTGCCCGGCGCCGACGCCGCAAAGGCGATGGAGATCGCCGAGGCTTTTCGCACAAGCGTCGAAGAGATGGTCCTTCATCATGAAGGAAAGCAGCTGAGGGTGACGGTATCGGCAGGCGTATCGCTGTTTGATCCCGAGCAGGATGCGCGCACAAGCAAGGCGATGATTGAGCGGGCCGATCGCGCACTGTATGCATGCAAGAATAGCGGACGCAATCGCGTTATCCTCTTTGACGATTCACTGCGTTCCGTATAA
- a CDS encoding inorganic diphosphatase, with product MESLTSSLTPWETPDFLPFTPWHTIDIGAMEGFFGVIEIPKTSKYKYEMHKPSGLMMVDRVLHSSIHYPANYGFIPRTYCDDNDPLDILVLGQEPVYPGILMRCRAIGVMTMIDNQEQDDKIIAIHLDDPEYNHYEDIGQLPPHRVRELETFFLDYKKLEKADRKVSVEKFSGKEEAEDVLLKAIVLYRETFLQQSVGEKQSIPPRSS from the coding sequence ATGGAATCTCTCACTTCCTCCCTCACTCCCTGGGAAACGCCGGACTTCCTTCCCTTTACGCCGTGGCATACCATCGATATCGGCGCCATGGAAGGCTTCTTCGGAGTCATTGAAATCCCCAAAACCTCGAAATATAAATACGAGATGCATAAACCAAGCGGCCTGATGATGGTCGACCGCGTCCTGCATTCGTCCATTCACTATCCGGCGAACTATGGCTTTATTCCACGTACCTATTGCGACGACAATGACCCGCTCGATATTCTTGTGCTCGGGCAGGAGCCCGTCTATCCCGGTATTCTCATGCGTTGTCGTGCTATCGGCGTGATGACGATGATCGACAATCAGGAGCAGGACGACAAGATCATCGCCATCCATCTCGACGACCCCGAGTACAATCACTACGAAGATATCGGCCAGCTACCGCCACATCGAGTCCGCGAGCTCGAAACCTTCTTCCTTGACTATAAGAAGCTTGAAAAGGCCGACCGAAAGGTAAGCGTCGAGAAGTTCTCGGGCAAAGAAGAAGCTGAAGATGTGCTGCTAAAGGCTATCGTGCTCTATCGTGAGACCTTCTTGCAGCAATCCGTGGGGGAAAAACAGTCTATCCCTCCGCGCTCTTCTTGA
- a CDS encoding DUF1554 domain-containing protein, which produces MKRNTIIFIALPILLSSCLGRLDDISVDPSVLLQSMLSAGAQSPAPAGFTVGGQIYGDTPSGLDLSLSGGTGCGGVQNLSPAATGIYQFVGIPDGCMGTGITITTQPTGVYCQIYNNTGLNVSGANVTGADLYCFSVEMPATTQTTIEGNSNTASIRLSASPGPGGITVNFTSGSGAVTTTASLSFTSANFSTYQNLTLTGAADGNLSPETVTISADVATHAMGGFDTTTLDTTATGMARFIYVTSGTHNGNFASDAALPGSNWVQRADHYCSLNANRPASLVGTGNYRALLTGASTRRSDAGAQLDWPLRAGISYYDQDGTTLFATADASNLFTTPVANLLPGGGDYWTGVGSAPSWTTGSHCASWTVGTTLQTGHFGQGVTNDASLFAFSNFNCDQLKSLLCVQDIRDNGDGTASSVHQNLTWMRCSMGQTYDPATNGCTGAAGTYQYCATGDDSCNGGTSPGLLDGFGPSPMFTACASSTLAGRSWRVPTLAELSELARSYRASPDILPDIMTSYYYATTYAANPTNYYGIWFNPSVTNGFLVKDSPVAFLLCVSDGM; this is translated from the coding sequence ATGAAACGCAACACTATCATCTTCATCGCGCTGCCCATATTGCTGAGTAGCTGCCTGGGCCGATTGGACGACATCTCCGTTGATCCGAGCGTGCTGCTGCAGAGTATGCTTTCGGCCGGTGCACAATCGCCTGCGCCTGCCGGTTTCACGGTGGGCGGACAGATCTATGGCGATACTCCGAGTGGGCTCGATTTGAGCCTCTCGGGCGGCACCGGCTGTGGTGGAGTACAGAATCTGTCGCCGGCGGCAACGGGCATTTATCAATTTGTGGGGATTCCTGATGGCTGCATGGGTACCGGTATCACGATCACGACTCAGCCGACAGGCGTCTATTGCCAGATCTACAACAACACAGGCCTGAACGTTTCGGGCGCAAACGTCACGGGCGCCGATCTTTACTGCTTCTCGGTAGAAATGCCGGCAACGACTCAGACGACGATTGAAGGCAACAGCAATACGGCATCGATCAGGCTTTCGGCAAGCCCGGGCCCCGGCGGTATTACCGTGAATTTCACAAGCGGTTCCGGAGCCGTTACGACGACGGCCTCGCTCAGCTTCACGTCGGCTAACTTCAGCACATACCAGAACCTCACACTGACCGGTGCAGCCGACGGTAACCTTTCGCCAGAAACCGTTACCATCTCGGCAGACGTTGCAACGCATGCGATGGGCGGATTTGATACGACGACGCTTGATACGACGGCGACCGGCATGGCACGCTTTATCTATGTTACGAGCGGCACGCACAACGGTAACTTCGCAAGCGACGCAGCCCTGCCTGGCTCAAACTGGGTGCAGCGCGCCGATCACTACTGCAGCCTTAATGCGAACCGCCCTGCGTCGCTTGTCGGCACCGGTAACTACAGGGCCCTTTTAACGGGCGCCTCGACTCGCCGGAGCGACGCCGGAGCTCAACTGGACTGGCCGCTTCGGGCTGGTATTTCTTACTATGATCAGGATGGTACGACCCTTTTTGCAACTGCCGATGCGAGCAATCTATTTACCACGCCGGTGGCTAACCTTCTTCCCGGGGGCGGGGATTACTGGACCGGCGTCGGCTCTGCGCCTTCCTGGACAACCGGATCTCATTGTGCATCGTGGACGGTGGGAACGACTCTACAGACCGGACACTTCGGTCAGGGTGTTACAAACGACGCTTCGCTTTTTGCTTTCAGCAATTTCAACTGCGATCAACTGAAAAGCCTGCTCTGCGTTCAGGATATCAGAGACAACGGCGACGGGACGGCCTCTTCCGTTCATCAAAACCTGACATGGATGCGTTGCAGCATGGGACAGACCTATGATCCGGCGACGAACGGCTGTACCGGAGCTGCAGGAACATATCAGTACTGCGCTACCGGCGATGATAGTTGCAACGGAGGGACATCTCCGGGTTTACTGGACGGTTTCGGGCCAAGTCCGATGTTTACGGCCTGCGCTTCTTCGACGCTTGCCGGCCGTAGCTGGCGAGTTCCGACGCTGGCCGAGTTGAGCGAGCTTGCAAGAAGCTATCGCGCATCTCCCGACATATTGCCCGATATTATGACAAGCTACTACTATGCCACCACCTACGCCGCCAATCCGACAAACTATTACGGCATCTGGTTTAATCCCTCTGTCACCAACGGGTTTCTCGTTAAGGATTCCCCTGTTGCTTTTCTCCTCTGCGTATCGGATGGCATGTAG